A DNA window from Oceanispirochaeta sp. M1 contains the following coding sequences:
- a CDS encoding V-type ATP synthase subunit A encodes MKSSGKVVGVNGNMVTVEVAGTVQLNEVGYVLTEGKKLKSEIIRVNGDRVQMQVFEITKGIGIGDPVEFSKELLAVELGPGLLGQVYDGLQNPLPELAKAAGHFLERGFYLDPLSKEKKWDFTPSVNPGDTVAKADTIGSVPEGSFTHQIMVPFSLLDTYKVKSVKPKGNYKLSDTVAEIEDSKGNVIPLTMSFQWPVKKAVNCYAERLKPVEPMVTQVRLIDTFLPVAKGGTYCIPGPFGAGKTVLQQITSKFADVDIVIVAACGERAGEVVETLKEFPELLDPKTGRSLMERTIIICNTSSMPVASREASVYTAVTLAEYYRQMGLDVLLLADSTSRWAQAMREMSGRLEEIPGEEAFPAYLESTIAGFYERAGLVRLKDGRKGSVTIGGTVSPAGGNFEEPVTQATLKVVGAFHGLSRERSDARKYPAIHPIDSWSKYSGIIDPHQTDYAYSILFRANEIESMMKVVGEEGTSLQDFIQFQKGELLDAAYFQQNSFDPVDAAVSPERQKHVFNLMMEILTAELDLSSKDEARSWFNQLRQLILDYNGSEWQCEGFVKLEAEIKSFIADKKIRVDENAAALMAKY; translated from the coding sequence ATGAAAAGCAGTGGTAAAGTAGTTGGTGTTAATGGAAATATGGTAACCGTAGAGGTTGCCGGAACCGTTCAGTTGAACGAAGTAGGTTATGTATTAACCGAAGGGAAAAAGCTCAAATCCGAAATTATCCGTGTAAACGGAGACCGGGTTCAGATGCAGGTTTTCGAAATTACTAAGGGAATCGGCATTGGAGATCCTGTAGAGTTCTCCAAAGAGCTTCTGGCTGTAGAACTGGGACCAGGACTTCTGGGACAGGTTTATGACGGTCTGCAGAACCCCCTTCCCGAACTGGCAAAAGCGGCCGGACACTTCCTGGAACGAGGATTTTACCTTGATCCTCTGAGTAAGGAGAAAAAGTGGGATTTCACACCCTCAGTCAATCCCGGTGATACGGTTGCCAAGGCTGATACAATCGGATCTGTTCCTGAAGGATCTTTCACACACCAGATCATGGTACCTTTCTCCCTTCTGGATACATATAAGGTTAAAAGCGTAAAGCCCAAGGGTAATTACAAGCTCTCCGACACTGTTGCAGAGATTGAAGACTCCAAAGGAAATGTTATTCCTCTTACTATGAGTTTTCAGTGGCCCGTAAAAAAAGCGGTCAACTGTTATGCGGAAAGACTGAAACCCGTTGAACCCATGGTTACACAGGTTCGTCTGATCGATACTTTTCTTCCTGTTGCCAAGGGTGGTACATACTGTATTCCCGGTCCCTTCGGAGCCGGTAAAACAGTCCTGCAGCAGATCACATCCAAGTTTGCAGATGTGGATATTGTAATTGTTGCCGCCTGTGGTGAGCGTGCCGGTGAGGTTGTTGAGACTCTCAAAGAGTTCCCTGAACTCCTGGACCCTAAGACAGGCCGTTCCCTGATGGAAAGAACCATCATTATCTGTAATACATCATCAATGCCTGTGGCTTCCCGTGAAGCTTCAGTATATACAGCTGTAACACTGGCTGAATACTATAGACAGATGGGACTGGACGTACTGCTTCTGGCAGACTCCACTTCAAGATGGGCTCAGGCTATGAGAGAGATGTCAGGACGTCTGGAAGAGATTCCCGGGGAAGAAGCATTTCCCGCATATCTGGAATCTACAATTGCCGGTTTCTATGAAAGAGCCGGTCTTGTTAGACTGAAAGACGGAAGAAAAGGTTCTGTAACAATTGGTGGAACCGTATCCCCGGCGGGTGGTAACTTTGAAGAACCTGTAACTCAGGCTACTCTGAAGGTAGTTGGAGCCTTCCATGGTCTCTCAAGAGAACGTTCAGATGCCCGTAAATATCCTGCCATTCACCCCATTGATTCATGGAGTAAATACAGCGGTATCATTGATCCCCATCAGACAGACTATGCCTACAGTATCCTGTTCAGGGCCAATGAGATCGAATCAATGATGAAGGTCGTCGGTGAAGAAGGAACATCCCTGCAGGACTTTATACAGTTCCAGAAGGGTGAGCTCCTGGATGCCGCTTACTTCCAGCAGAACTCTTTTGACCCCGTCGATGCAGCAGTATCGCCGGAAAGACAGAAACATGTTTTTAATCTGATGATGGAAATCCTCACCGCCGAGCTGGACCTTAGCAGCAAGGACGAAGCACGTAGCTGGTTCAACCAGCTGAGACAGCTTATTCTGGACTACAACGGTTCTGAATGGCAGTGCGAGGGATTTGTAAAACTGGAAGCTGAGATTAAAAGCTTCATTGCAGATAAGAAAATCCGTGTTGATGAAAATGCCGCCGCTCTGATGGCTAAGTACTGA
- a CDS encoding V-type ATP synthase subunit B produces the protein MRKVYSKIDSIVGNVITVKADGAKYGDLAEISTTYGDSLAEVIKLADDNVSLQVFAGGRGISTGDEVRFLGHPMQVSFSDNLLGRIFSGSGEPRDNGPTLNENMIPIGGPSFNPANRIIPKNMIRTGIPMIDLFNTLVESQKLPIFSVSGEPYNDLLARIAMQAEVDMIILGGMGLKYDDYLFFKDTLEEGGALSRTIMFVHTAADPIVECLQVPDVSLAVAEKFALQGKKVLVLLTDMTNFADAMKEIAITQEQVPSNRGYPGDLYSQLASRYEKAVDIAGSGSITILGVTTMPGDDVTHPVPDNTGYITEGQYYLKNGRIEPFGSLSRLKQQVNDKTREDHRALMDGMIKLYASYKESLEKQSMGFNMSEWDTKLLKYGARFEAEMMDLTVNTPLEKALDNGWSIMAECFSSEETGLKSSLIDKFWPVERV, from the coding sequence ATGAGAAAAGTTTACAGTAAAATTGATTCAATCGTCGGAAACGTAATTACCGTTAAAGCCGACGGAGCAAAGTACGGAGACCTGGCTGAAATCTCCACAACTTATGGAGATTCTCTGGCAGAAGTTATTAAACTGGCTGATGACAATGTGTCGCTCCAGGTTTTTGCCGGTGGTCGTGGTATTTCAACCGGAGACGAAGTACGTTTCCTCGGTCATCCCATGCAGGTCTCCTTTTCGGATAACCTTCTGGGAAGAATTTTCAGTGGTTCCGGAGAACCCAGAGATAACGGACCAACACTGAATGAGAATATGATTCCCATTGGTGGTCCTTCATTCAACCCTGCTAACAGGATCATTCCCAAGAACATGATTCGAACAGGTATTCCTATGATTGACCTTTTCAATACTCTTGTAGAGAGCCAGAAACTGCCTATTTTCTCAGTTTCCGGTGAACCCTACAATGACCTGCTGGCAAGAATCGCCATGCAGGCCGAAGTTGATATGATCATCCTCGGTGGTATGGGACTGAAATACGATGACTACCTCTTCTTTAAGGATACTCTGGAAGAGGGAGGGGCTCTTAGCAGAACCATCATGTTTGTTCATACCGCAGCCGACCCCATCGTAGAGTGTCTTCAGGTTCCCGATGTATCTCTGGCAGTAGCCGAAAAGTTCGCCCTTCAGGGTAAAAAGGTTCTTGTTCTCCTTACAGACATGACCAACTTCGCCGATGCCATGAAAGAGATTGCCATTACTCAGGAACAGGTACCTTCTAACCGAGGTTACCCAGGTGACCTCTACTCTCAGCTGGCTTCCCGTTATGAAAAGGCTGTTGATATTGCCGGTTCAGGTTCCATTACAATTCTGGGTGTTACAACAATGCCCGGTGACGATGTAACTCACCCGGTTCCTGATAACACAGGATATATTACAGAAGGTCAGTATTATCTGAAAAACGGACGTATCGAGCCTTTCGGTTCACTATCACGTCTGAAACAGCAGGTAAATGATAAAACCAGAGAGGACCATAGAGCCCTGATGGATGGTATGATTAAACTCTATGCCTCATATAAAGAATCACTGGAGAAACAGTCCATGGGATTCAATATGTCAGAATGGGATACAAAATTACTGAAATATGGAGCACGTTTCGAGGCCGAAATGATGGATCTTACAGTAAACACACCCCTGGAGAAAGCCCTCGATAACGGCTGGTCCATAATGGCAGAGTGTTTCAGTTCTGAAGAAACAGGACTGAAGTCATCCCTGATCGATAAGTTCTGGCCCGTAGAGAGAGTTTAA
- a CDS encoding V-type ATP synthase subunit D, producing MAKIKLTKNEQKKQKDELKMYSRYLPTLILKKQQLQIEIRNVEIREAEVRQKQEALNTDFRKWIGVFGEDVGLDGTLIKVKYVNTASGNIAGVEIPVFEGAEFHPVSYNLFEMPLWVDKAVEKVKQIILLDLEFKVLEEQIKRLAQELRTTTQRVNLFEKVKIPEARENIKKIGVYLGDQQTAAVVRGKMSKKKMVKAG from the coding sequence ATGGCTAAAATTAAACTGACAAAGAATGAGCAGAAGAAGCAGAAAGATGAGCTGAAAATGTACAGCCGCTATCTGCCGACCCTCATTCTTAAAAAACAGCAGCTGCAGATAGAGATCCGTAATGTGGAGATCCGGGAAGCTGAGGTTCGTCAGAAACAGGAAGCCCTGAACACTGATTTTCGGAAATGGATCGGCGTCTTCGGTGAAGATGTCGGCCTGGACGGAACACTGATCAAGGTAAAATATGTGAATACGGCCAGCGGAAATATTGCAGGGGTGGAAATCCCTGTGTTCGAAGGTGCCGAATTCCATCCTGTTTCCTACAATCTCTTTGAAATGCCTCTCTGGGTTGATAAGGCAGTTGAGAAAGTAAAACAGATCATTCTTCTTGATCTTGAATTCAAGGTTCTGGAAGAACAGATTAAGCGCCTGGCTCAGGAGCTTCGTACCACGACACAGAGGGTTAACCTCTTTGAAAAGGTGAAGATTCCCGAAGCCAGGGAGAATATCAAGAAGATTGGTGTTTATCTGGGAGACCAGCAGACTGCTGCTGTTGTCCGGGGTAAGATGTCCAAGAAAAAAATGGTGAAGGCAGGCTGA
- a CDS encoding V-type ATP synthase subunit I — protein sequence MIVKMKKASFIFLDAEKDSALKKIRKAGAVHLKQDFSGSSDALSTLNSAYDRMEKAHMMLDPKVKVQDESYSAEAADALVTEVLEKLDARKDAEDKRNSITSDLVKWEPWGDFDPSEVSILRSRGVDLRFYEMSKQDWAKMSESSRTYTVSTTKSAVFGIVAVTADEKLPEIEAVQLPEFGISELKQQDQAEEKRIVEIEEQLLALAPRRELLEKRMTVLGQDIQYESLRSGLGFEESLVYFIGFIPGRDGDAIKSLAAENGWAVILSEPTEEDIVPSLVENNRFITTIKPLFDILDVLPGYREMDISLDFLISFTLFFAMIIGDAGYGTLFLLIAIFVRLKSKKGGPGFNLMYLLSFGAIAWGLLTGNWFGSQTLGNWEPLKGLVIPQIAAFPELFSADLDSGNTIKYMCFVIATVQLCIARFKNFVFKMPSVVAFEQLGWLSMLLGIYHIVLFLVLGISPIPPYAMKMIGGGLIAVIVFGQQEKGVNFFKGVLRGLNPIGLFQLFLDSISLLSDIISYIRLFAVGLASLAIAISFNAMAAPMMQEPGVAMVGGALILLLGHSLNIVMGALSLIVHGVRLNMLEYSGHLDMEWSGFKYEPFKKVQE from the coding sequence ATGATAGTAAAAATGAAAAAGGCCTCTTTTATCTTTCTTGATGCGGAAAAAGACAGCGCTCTGAAAAAAATTCGAAAAGCAGGTGCAGTACATCTGAAGCAGGATTTTTCAGGCAGCAGTGATGCTCTGTCTACACTCAATTCTGCATACGACCGGATGGAAAAAGCACATATGATGCTTGATCCCAAGGTCAAAGTTCAGGATGAGAGCTATTCCGCCGAAGCAGCCGATGCACTGGTCACCGAGGTTCTTGAAAAACTGGATGCCAGGAAAGATGCCGAAGATAAACGGAATTCCATCACTTCAGATCTTGTTAAATGGGAGCCCTGGGGAGATTTTGACCCCTCAGAAGTCTCTATTTTAAGAAGCCGTGGTGTGGATCTACGTTTTTATGAGATGTCTAAACAGGATTGGGCAAAAATGTCTGAATCCTCCAGGACATATACAGTTTCAACAACAAAATCGGCTGTGTTCGGTATTGTTGCTGTCACAGCTGATGAAAAACTACCCGAAATTGAGGCTGTTCAGCTGCCGGAATTCGGAATATCCGAACTTAAACAGCAGGATCAGGCCGAAGAAAAAAGAATTGTTGAGATAGAAGAACAGCTTCTGGCTCTGGCTCCCCGAAGGGAACTCCTTGAAAAGAGGATGACCGTTCTGGGGCAGGATATTCAATACGAAAGCTTACGTTCAGGCCTGGGGTTTGAAGAGTCTCTGGTCTATTTCATTGGATTTATACCCGGCAGAGATGGAGATGCCATCAAATCACTGGCAGCTGAAAACGGCTGGGCTGTGATTTTAAGCGAACCAACCGAGGAAGACATTGTTCCCTCACTTGTTGAAAACAACAGGTTTATAACAACAATCAAGCCTCTGTTTGATATCCTGGATGTACTTCCGGGATACAGGGAAATGGATATCAGTCTTGACTTTCTGATCTCATTTACTCTGTTTTTCGCTATGATTATTGGAGATGCGGGTTACGGAACTCTCTTTCTGCTGATTGCAATCTTTGTCAGATTAAAGTCAAAGAAGGGCGGTCCCGGGTTTAATCTGATGTATCTTCTCAGTTTCGGTGCTATTGCATGGGGTCTATTGACTGGAAACTGGTTCGGTTCGCAGACTCTTGGAAACTGGGAACCTCTGAAAGGTCTTGTTATCCCTCAGATAGCGGCATTTCCGGAATTATTCAGTGCAGATTTAGATAGTGGTAATACTATCAAGTATATGTGTTTTGTAATTGCAACCGTACAGCTTTGTATCGCAAGGTTTAAAAACTTTGTTTTTAAAATGCCTTCAGTTGTTGCTTTTGAACAGCTGGGTTGGTTATCAATGCTGCTTGGTATATATCACATAGTACTTTTTCTTGTATTGGGTATCAGCCCCATTCCTCCCTATGCTATGAAGATGATTGGCGGCGGTCTTATCGCTGTAATTGTGTTCGGACAGCAGGAGAAGGGTGTGAATTTCTTCAAAGGTGTCCTGAGAGGATTGAATCCAATTGGTTTGTTTCAATTGTTTCTTGACTCTATCAGTCTGCTGTCGGACATTATTTCCTACATCAGACTCTTCGCCGTAGGTCTGGCATCTCTGGCTATCGCAATCAGCTTCAATGCCATGGCAGCACCGATGATGCAGGAACCTGGAGTGGCCATGGTCGGAGGAGCTTTAATCCTTCTGCTGGGACATTCATTGAATATTGTAATGGGAGCACTTTCACTGATTGTACATGGTGTAAGGCTCAATATGCTGGAATATTCAGGCCATTTGGATATGGAATGGTCTGGTTTCAAATATGAACCCTTTAAAAAAGTTCAGGAATAA
- a CDS encoding V-type ATP synthase subunit K (produces ATP from ADP in the presence of a proton gradient across the membrane; the K subunit is a nonenzymatic component which binds the dimeric form by interacting with the G and E subunits) encodes MDIGMIGFAAALGLAGFGSAFGAGFAGQAAIGAWKKCFAANKPAPFLLIAFVGAPLTQTIYGFILMNQMLASDATGYKLLGMGIFGGLAMGASAYAQGKAGAGAADAMGETGKGFVNYLMVLGVIETVALFAMVFLMGAL; translated from the coding sequence ATGGATATTGGAATGATTGGTTTTGCTGCTGCGTTGGGATTAGCTGGATTTGGATCTGCTTTCGGAGCCGGATTTGCTGGACAGGCTGCTATCGGTGCATGGAAAAAGTGTTTTGCTGCTAACAAGCCTGCACCCTTTCTTCTGATTGCATTTGTTGGTGCACCTCTGACTCAGACCATCTACGGTTTCATCCTGATGAACCAGATGCTCGCTTCTGATGCTACTGGTTACAAACTTCTGGGAATGGGTATTTTCGGTGGACTGGCCATGGGTGCTTCTGCATACGCACAGGGAAAAGCCGGAGCCGGTGCTGCTGACGCCATGGGTGAAACCGGAAAAGGTTTTGTTAACTACCTGATGGTACTTGGTGTAATTGAAACGGTTGCTCTGTTTGCCATGGTATTCCTGATGGGTGCTCTCTAA
- the ispG gene encoding flavodoxin-dependent (E)-4-hydroxy-3-methylbut-2-enyl-diphosphate synthase: MSTSRKVLVGSVEMGGDAPVSIQTMWDKPVEAVTPELVSTINNFGKKGCDIIRFALPNLSSVDALSPLLKQVEMPLVGDIHFDYKIALKAIEAGFHKIRINPGNIGESWKVEEVIAAAAHHGTVIRIGANEGSLKGDGDWSPVARSNRLIQAAEENLEIFEQKGFKDIVISLKSSDIEVTYLSNKEFRKRHDYPLHLGITEAGPLIPAIVKSTIGLTDLLKEGIGETVRISISDNPEYEILAARELLSNLGLRGGQIRIVGCPKCGRTSFDTHAFLESVKEELNTIPLEATVAVMGCSVNGPGEARHADLGITGNGNQVLIFKQGEIIRREEICSAKKAFLEELEQLRRDYSS; encoded by the coding sequence ATGTCAACATCAAGAAAAGTACTTGTCGGCTCGGTAGAGATGGGAGGTGATGCTCCTGTTAGTATTCAGACTATGTGGGACAAGCCCGTTGAGGCCGTCACGCCGGAGCTTGTTTCAACAATCAACAACTTTGGGAAGAAGGGTTGCGATATAATCCGCTTCGCACTACCAAATCTGAGCTCAGTAGATGCTTTATCTCCTCTCTTGAAACAGGTTGAAATGCCTTTGGTGGGTGATATCCACTTTGATTATAAAATTGCTTTAAAAGCCATTGAGGCAGGGTTTCACAAGATAAGAATCAATCCGGGTAACATTGGTGAATCCTGGAAAGTGGAAGAGGTTATTGCCGCTGCCGCTCACCATGGAACAGTCATCAGAATAGGTGCCAACGAAGGTTCTTTGAAGGGAGATGGAGACTGGTCTCCCGTCGCCAGAAGCAACCGTCTTATTCAGGCTGCTGAAGAAAATCTTGAAATCTTTGAACAGAAAGGATTTAAGGATATTGTTATATCCCTTAAATCTTCCGATATAGAAGTGACATACCTTTCCAATAAGGAATTCAGGAAAAGGCATGATTACCCCCTGCATCTGGGGATTACCGAAGCAGGACCCCTGATCCCGGCCATTGTCAAGTCAACGATCGGTCTTACGGACCTGCTGAAAGAAGGGATAGGAGAGACTGTCAGAATCTCCATCTCGGACAATCCTGAATATGAAATTCTGGCAGCCCGTGAGCTTCTTTCAAACCTGGGGCTCCGGGGTGGACAGATTCGGATTGTAGGCTGCCCCAAATGCGGCCGTACATCCTTTGATACCCACGCATTTCTGGAATCGGTGAAGGAGGAGCTGAATACAATTCCTCTGGAGGCGACAGTCGCCGTGATGGGATGTTCTGTCAACGGACCCGGGGAAGCCAGACATGCTGATCTGGGAATTACGGGTAATGGTAATCAGGTTCTTATATTCAAGCAGGGTGAGATCATACGGAGGGAAGAAATTTGTTCTGCAAAAAAAGCATTTCTGGAAGAATTAGAGCAGTTGCGGCGGGATTACTCCTCCTGA
- a CDS encoding tol-pal system YbgF family protein, with amino-acid sequence MFCKKSISGRIRAVAAGLLLLITASVSAQSSESLPGWILFEKGKYLYEQGDLSSALEMINLSAGDGVLTPEAIYWVGKIYQAEGDYLLASRRYEEALEDARFLYIPETKWDIYYSLSEIYLNEKEFDSYEQILLTIFDDEMKRNTEIIRREHSYVQVLKTEGLDKLLLLYRLKLTYSLEASSRLGRFYNSEELWKSSLIKNLYPLLTVFTAGIESLINKYPDFSFPVDMDEAWEADKEFLISSYEDFCSESGVDFQFTRDFKSLEPISIEDDIKKAETIIKNRYPHFSMTPSAYTLLKIEYHNQSFLDMDALYSSMYFLAEALYREGFGESADKLWAILDMSRNQSSWKKLAEGKLDNPEMETPYLKY; translated from the coding sequence TTGTTCTGCAAAAAAAGCATTTCTGGAAGAATTAGAGCAGTTGCGGCGGGATTACTCCTCCTGATAACAGCTTCTGTCTCCGCACAGAGCAGTGAAAGCCTTCCGGGCTGGATATTATTTGAAAAAGGGAAATACCTATATGAACAGGGAGATCTGAGCTCAGCTCTTGAGATGATCAATCTCTCTGCAGGTGATGGCGTCCTTACTCCAGAAGCCATTTACTGGGTGGGAAAGATCTATCAGGCCGAAGGTGACTATCTTCTGGCCAGCAGACGCTATGAGGAAGCTCTTGAGGATGCCCGGTTTCTCTATATCCCAGAAACAAAATGGGATATCTATTACAGTCTCTCCGAGATCTACCTCAATGAAAAAGAGTTTGACAGCTACGAACAGATCCTCCTCACTATTTTTGATGATGAAATGAAACGTAATACCGAAATTATCCGCCGGGAACACAGTTATGTTCAGGTTCTCAAGACCGAAGGTCTGGATAAACTACTTCTACTCTACAGACTCAAACTGACATACTCCCTAGAAGCAAGCAGCCGGCTGGGACGCTTCTATAACAGTGAAGAGCTGTGGAAAAGCTCACTGATCAAAAATCTCTACCCCCTGTTGACGGTATTTACCGCAGGGATAGAGTCCCTAATCAACAAGTATCCTGATTTTTCCTTTCCTGTTGATATGGATGAGGCCTGGGAGGCAGACAAGGAATTTCTGATTTCATCTTATGAGGATTTCTGTTCTGAAAGTGGAGTAGATTTTCAATTTACAAGAGATTTCAAGAGTCTGGAGCCCATCAGTATCGAGGACGATATAAAAAAGGCCGAGACTATAATCAAAAATCGCTATCCGCACTTTTCAATGACTCCATCTGCCTATACACTGTTGAAGATTGAGTACCATAATCAGAGCTTTCTGGATATGGATGCTCTCTATAGTTCGATGTACTTTCTAGCTGAGGCTCTCTATAGAGAGGGTTTCGGGGAATCCGCTGACAAGCTGTGGGCCATTCTCGACATGAGCCGGAATCAAAGTTCCTGGAAGAAACTTGCGGAGGGTAAACTTGACAATCCGGAAATGGAAACCCCTTACTTAAAGTACTGA